A region of Mauremys mutica isolate MM-2020 ecotype Southern chromosome 2, ASM2049712v1, whole genome shotgun sequence DNA encodes the following proteins:
- the LOC123362799 gene encoding cathelicidin-2-like translates to METCLKVLLLVGVVTAAPAPSSSPLPTYEAAVLAAVEIYNQEPGTTLAYRLLEAEPQPDWDVSSKTIQSLTFTVQETVCPVSEKRDPNQCEFKEDGLVKDCSGFFSTEQDPPSIIIKCEEASEEPNVVTRSRWRRWGRKAGRFIYRHRWKIVRVGLGFLG, encoded by the exons ATGGAGACCTGCCTGAAAGTCCTGCTGCTCGTCGGGGTGGTCACAGCAGCCCCCGCGCCCTCATCGTCCCCTCTGCCAACCTACGAGGCTGCGGTTTTAGCTGCAGTTGAGATCTACAACCAAGAGCCAGGCACAACACTGGCCTATCGGCTCCTGGAAGCTGAGCCGCAGCCAGACTGG GACGTGTCTTCAAAAACTATCCAATCGCTGACATTCACTGTTCAAGAGACAGTGTGCCCGGTATCAGAGAAACGCGACCCCAACCAGTGTGAATTCAAAGAAGACGGG CTGGTCAAAGACTGCTCTGGCTTCTTCTCCACTGAACAGGACCCCCCTTCCATCATTATCAAATGTGAGGAGGcgtctgaggag CCTAATGTCGTCACAAGGAGTCGCTGGAGACGTTGGGGGAGAAAAGCTGGTAGGTTTATTTATCGACATCGCTGGAAAATCGTTCGTGTGGGTTTAGGATTCCTTGGCTAA